One genomic segment of Danio aesculapii chromosome 15, fDanAes4.1, whole genome shotgun sequence includes these proteins:
- the LOC130242420 gene encoding transmembrane protein 25 isoform X3, whose protein sequence is MHLSALLFHIMTWACTAIDPSPKIDGQQASMVTVQENVTHRFSCQSEGWTREAPPLLTWYLNGERQSEVMGSRGAGRVTSQRELRFGSERNSSFTLRPRRGDRELVCAAQNTADGETFNATVTLNVQFQPEILRVDAHYSETSDPGLALILFALVRSNPPATISWVDQSGQLVANSSDFLILDSRSFPWLANHSLQVTLSSLSGNLSLNASNSLGSAHSNLTLTEFLQSRVEVPVFGIVTGGVAGFITLLIFTLMVFFLIQKDKTKAVEEPAAVHLSSSRRGELVKVQVNGVYLPRENMSLPSHVQLNDDRALCKGQQNTLERRRGDEDEEDLSAAYAARGFARYPMVGYIYKGSVGIDL, encoded by the exons ATGCATCTCTCTGCTTTACTCTTTCACATCATGACCTGGGCCTGCACAG CGATTGACCCCTCCCCCAAGATTGACGGACAGCAGGCCTCCATGGTAACCGTACAGGAGAATGTCACTCACCGCTTCAGCTGCCAATCAGAAGGCTGGACCCGTGAAGCTCCGCCCCTTCTCACCTGGTACCTGAACGGGGAGCGTCAGAGTGAGGTGATGGGCAGCCGGGGGGCGGGGCGTGTGACATCACAGCGGGAGCTGCGGTTCGGTTCTGAGCGGAACAGTTCGTTCACACTGAGGCCACGGCGTGGGGACCGGGAGCTGGTGTGTGCGGCGCAAAACACTGCAGACGGAGAAACCTTCAAcgccaccgtcacactcaacgtACAGT tccaGCCGGAGATCCTGCGAGTGGACGCTCATTACAGCGAGACCTCGGACCCTGGGCTCGCCCTCATCCTGTTCGCTTTGGTTCGCTCCAACCCCCCCGCCACCATCTCCTGGGTGGACCAGTCCGGTCAGCTGGTGGCCAACAGCTCTGACTTCCTGATCCTGGACTCGCGGAGCTTCCCCTGGCTGGCCAATCACAGCCTGCAGGTCACGCTCAGCAGCCTATCAGGAAACCTCTCGCTCAACGCCAGCAACAGCCTCGGCTCCGCCCACTCCAACCTCACGCTCACAG AGTTCCTGCAGTCACGGGTGGAGGTGCCAGTGTTCGGGATCGTGACGGGTGGAGTCGCCGGCTTCATCACACTCCTCATCTTCACCCTGATGGTGTTCTTCCTCATACAGAAGGACAAAACCAAAGCCgtcg aagAGCCGGCTGCAGTGCATCTGTCCTCCTCTAGACG tggtGAGCTGGTGAAGGTGCAGGTGAACGGTGTGTATCTGCCTCGAGAGAACATGTCTCTGCCATCACACGTGCAGCTCAATGATGATCGAGCACTGTGTAAGg GACAGCAGAACACACTGGAGAGGAGACGAGGAGATGAGGATGAGGAGGATCTGTCTGCAGCGTACGCCGCTCGAG GTTTTGCTCGCTATCCGATGGTTGGCTACATCTACAAA GGGTCAGTCGGGATTGACCTGTAA
- the LOC130242420 gene encoding transmembrane protein 25 isoform X2 produces MHLSALLFHIMTWACTAIDPSPKIDGQQASMVTVQENVTHRFSCQSEGWTREAPPLLTWYLNGERQSEVMGSRGAGRVTSQRELRFGSERNSSFTLRPRRGDRELVCAAQNTADGETFNATVTLNVQFQPEILRVDAHYSETSDPGLALILFALVRSNPPATISWVDQSGQLVANSSDFLILDSRSFPWLANHSLQVTLSSLSGNLSLNASNSLGSAHSNLTLTEFLQSRVEVPVFGIVTGGVAGFITLLIFTLMVFFLIQKDKTKAVEPAAVHLSSSRRGELVKVQVNGVYLPRENMSLPSHVQLNDDRALCKGQQNTLERRRGDEDEEDLSAAYAARGFARYPMVGYIYKVSSTSSDEIWL; encoded by the exons ATGCATCTCTCTGCTTTACTCTTTCACATCATGACCTGGGCCTGCACAG CGATTGACCCCTCCCCCAAGATTGACGGACAGCAGGCCTCCATGGTAACCGTACAGGAGAATGTCACTCACCGCTTCAGCTGCCAATCAGAAGGCTGGACCCGTGAAGCTCCGCCCCTTCTCACCTGGTACCTGAACGGGGAGCGTCAGAGTGAGGTGATGGGCAGCCGGGGGGCGGGGCGTGTGACATCACAGCGGGAGCTGCGGTTCGGTTCTGAGCGGAACAGTTCGTTCACACTGAGGCCACGGCGTGGGGACCGGGAGCTGGTGTGTGCGGCGCAAAACACTGCAGACGGAGAAACCTTCAAcgccaccgtcacactcaacgtACAGT tccaGCCGGAGATCCTGCGAGTGGACGCTCATTACAGCGAGACCTCGGACCCTGGGCTCGCCCTCATCCTGTTCGCTTTGGTTCGCTCCAACCCCCCCGCCACCATCTCCTGGGTGGACCAGTCCGGTCAGCTGGTGGCCAACAGCTCTGACTTCCTGATCCTGGACTCGCGGAGCTTCCCCTGGCTGGCCAATCACAGCCTGCAGGTCACGCTCAGCAGCCTATCAGGAAACCTCTCGCTCAACGCCAGCAACAGCCTCGGCTCCGCCCACTCCAACCTCACGCTCACAG AGTTCCTGCAGTCACGGGTGGAGGTGCCAGTGTTCGGGATCGTGACGGGTGGAGTCGCCGGCTTCATCACACTCCTCATCTTCACCCTGATGGTGTTCTTCCTCATACAGAAGGACAAAACCAAAGCCgtcg AGCCGGCTGCAGTGCATCTGTCCTCCTCTAGACG tggtGAGCTGGTGAAGGTGCAGGTGAACGGTGTGTATCTGCCTCGAGAGAACATGTCTCTGCCATCACACGTGCAGCTCAATGATGATCGAGCACTGTGTAAGg GACAGCAGAACACACTGGAGAGGAGACGAGGAGATGAGGATGAGGAGGATCTGTCTGCAGCGTACGCCGCTCGAG GTTTTGCTCGCTATCCGATGGTTGGCTACATCTACAAAGTGAGCAGCACCAGCAGTGATGAGATCTGGCTCTGA
- the LOC130242420 gene encoding transmembrane protein 25 isoform X1, which produces MHLSALLFHIMTWACTAIDPSPKIDGQQASMVTVQENVTHRFSCQSEGWTREAPPLLTWYLNGERQSEVMGSRGAGRVTSQRELRFGSERNSSFTLRPRRGDRELVCAAQNTADGETFNATVTLNVQFQPEILRVDAHYSETSDPGLALILFALVRSNPPATISWVDQSGQLVANSSDFLILDSRSFPWLANHSLQVTLSSLSGNLSLNASNSLGSAHSNLTLTEFLQSRVEVPVFGIVTGGVAGFITLLIFTLMVFFLIQKDKTKAVEEPAAVHLSSSRRGELVKVQVNGVYLPRENMSLPSHVQLNDDRALCKGQQNTLERRRGDEDEEDLSAAYAARGFARYPMVGYIYKVSSTSSDEIWL; this is translated from the exons ATGCATCTCTCTGCTTTACTCTTTCACATCATGACCTGGGCCTGCACAG CGATTGACCCCTCCCCCAAGATTGACGGACAGCAGGCCTCCATGGTAACCGTACAGGAGAATGTCACTCACCGCTTCAGCTGCCAATCAGAAGGCTGGACCCGTGAAGCTCCGCCCCTTCTCACCTGGTACCTGAACGGGGAGCGTCAGAGTGAGGTGATGGGCAGCCGGGGGGCGGGGCGTGTGACATCACAGCGGGAGCTGCGGTTCGGTTCTGAGCGGAACAGTTCGTTCACACTGAGGCCACGGCGTGGGGACCGGGAGCTGGTGTGTGCGGCGCAAAACACTGCAGACGGAGAAACCTTCAAcgccaccgtcacactcaacgtACAGT tccaGCCGGAGATCCTGCGAGTGGACGCTCATTACAGCGAGACCTCGGACCCTGGGCTCGCCCTCATCCTGTTCGCTTTGGTTCGCTCCAACCCCCCCGCCACCATCTCCTGGGTGGACCAGTCCGGTCAGCTGGTGGCCAACAGCTCTGACTTCCTGATCCTGGACTCGCGGAGCTTCCCCTGGCTGGCCAATCACAGCCTGCAGGTCACGCTCAGCAGCCTATCAGGAAACCTCTCGCTCAACGCCAGCAACAGCCTCGGCTCCGCCCACTCCAACCTCACGCTCACAG AGTTCCTGCAGTCACGGGTGGAGGTGCCAGTGTTCGGGATCGTGACGGGTGGAGTCGCCGGCTTCATCACACTCCTCATCTTCACCCTGATGGTGTTCTTCCTCATACAGAAGGACAAAACCAAAGCCgtcg aagAGCCGGCTGCAGTGCATCTGTCCTCCTCTAGACG tggtGAGCTGGTGAAGGTGCAGGTGAACGGTGTGTATCTGCCTCGAGAGAACATGTCTCTGCCATCACACGTGCAGCTCAATGATGATCGAGCACTGTGTAAGg GACAGCAGAACACACTGGAGAGGAGACGAGGAGATGAGGATGAGGAGGATCTGTCTGCAGCGTACGCCGCTCGAG GTTTTGCTCGCTATCCGATGGTTGGCTACATCTACAAAGTGAGCAGCACCAGCAGTGATGAGATCTGGCTCTGA